TACTATTCAAGCCAACAAACTTTAGAAGATATGGAATACTTTTTAATTGGTAAATGGTTTGATTTATTAGGAATTGATAATAATTTATACAAAAGATGGGAATAAATATGCAAAATAAAGAAAAAACAAATAATGGTGGAACATATAAAAAAGCTATTTATAGTGGAACTTTTGATCCTATAACAAATGGTCATATGGATATTGTAAGAAGAGCTACAAGTATTTTTGAAGAAGTAATTGTAGCAGTAGCAAAAAGTGAAAGAAAAAATCCAATGTTCTCCCATGAGCAAAGAGTCAATTTTGCAAAAGAAGCAACAAAAGATCTTGAAAAAGTTACAGTTGTAGGCTTTGATATTTTACTTGTAGAACTTGCAACACAAATGAAAATAAATACTATTATTAGGGGATTAAGAGCTGTTAGTGACTTTGAATATGAATTACAAATGGGTTATGCAAACTCTTCTATAAACAAAGACTTAGAGACTCTTTATCTTATGCCAACTTTAAAAAATGCATTTGTTAGCTCTACAATTGTTAGAGAATTGATTATGTTTAATGGAAGCTTTTGTCATCTTGTACCAAAAGAGGTATTAAAATGTATGTAGTAATTGAAGGAATTGATACAGCAGGAAAATCTACACAATTAGAAATTCTTGCTAAAAAATATAATAATGCAGTCTTTACAAAAGAACCAGGAGGAACACCTATTGGTTCTAAATTAAGACAAATGGTTTTAACAGGAGAAGCAAACTCTAAACTTGCTGAAATGTTTTTATTTTTAGCAGATAGAGCTGAACATATGCAAGAAATAGTTTTAAAAAATAAAGATAAAATGGTTATTTCTGATAGATCAATGATATCAGGTATTGCTTATGCACAAAACTTACCTTTAAAAACAGTAATAGATTTGAATCTTATTTCAACAAATAATGTCTTGCCAAGTCATGTGATTTTATTAAAACTATCAAAGAAAGAGTTAGAAAATAGACTTTCACAAAAAGAGCATGATTCTATAGAAGCAAGAGGAATTGATTATTTAATAGATATTCAAAATAGAATGGAAGAGACAATAAAAGAATTAAATTTAAATTATATTTTTATAGATGCAAGTTTAAGTATCGAAAAAATTTCAAAAGATATAGAGGATTTTTTAAATGAGTAAACAAAATATGATACAAAGCCTAAGAGGTATGAAAGATATTTTAGATAATGATAGCAAACTATTTACTTATTTTTGCGAAAATGCTGCAAAGATAGCACGAAATTATGGTTTCGAATATATAGAAACACCTATTTTAGAAGAAACTGCACTTTTTAAAAGAAGTGTTGGAGAAAGCTCTGATATTGTAAATAAAGAGATGTATCAATTTATTGATAAGGGTGAAAATGATGTATGTTTAAGACCTGAGGGAACAGCAGGGGTTGTAAGAAGCTTTATTCAAAATAAACTTGATAGAGCTGGTGGAGTTAAAAGATGGTATTACCACGGACCAATGTTTAGATATGAACGACCTCAAAAAGGTAGATTAAGAGAGTTTCACCAATTTGGAGCAGAAGTATTTGGTGTTAATTCTGTTTATGAAGATGCAAATATCATCATGATGTTAAAAGATATTTTAGAGTTTTTTGGTATCTCTTATAAACTACAATTAAACTCATTGGGTTGTAAAGAGTGTATGCCTCCTTATAAAGAAAATCTTATTGCACATTTAAATAGTTTTAAAAGCGAACTATGTGAAGATTGTAATAAAAGAATAGAAACAAACCCAATAAGAGTCCTAGATTGCAAAATTGAAAAGTGTCAATCTTTACTTATAAATGCACCTAAAATCACAAATAATTTATGTAATTCTTGTGATACAGATTTTGAAAAATTAAAAGAAATATTAGATTTTAATAATATCTCTTATGAAGTAGACAGTAATCTTGTTAGAGGATTAGACTACTATTCTAAAACTGCATTTGAATTTGTAAGTGATGAAATAGGAGCACAAAGTGCAATAGCAGGTGGTGGAAGATATGATAGATTAGTTGAGTTTTTAGGAGGGAGAGAAACTCCTGGAATTGGATTTGCTATTGGTATTGAAAGATTGCTTGAATTAGTTAAAATGAAAGAATCAAAAGAAGACATATATTATATTGGTGCATTAAGTCAAAATACTTTAAATCAAGTTACAAAACTATGCAATATAAAAAGAAAAACAAATCAAACCTTTATGGAATATACTCCAAGAAGTTTTGCAAAACATTTTAAATTAGCAGAAAAATCAAATGCAAATATTGTTGTATTAGTTGGCGAAGATGAATTAAAAGATGGCACTGTTTATATGAAGAATATAGATACAAAAGAAGAAACAAAAATAAAACTTGAGGATTTTTAATATTGAATGATTTTGGAATTGATATTTGGAGCAATAATAACTTTATTATTGAAGAGGGAAAATTAAAACTTAATTATAAAAGTAAACCCTCATTGATTTCTTTAGTAAATAGCATAAGAAAAAAAGATTATAAAGGTCCTTTACTTTTTAGGTTTCCCCACTTAATTGAAAAGCAAATAGATAGACTTTATGATACATATACAAAAGCTATAAAAGAGTATTCATATAAAGGTTCATTTAATGCAGTGTTTCCTTTAAAAGTAAATCAGTACCCTACTTTTGTAAAACCTTTAATTAAAGCTGGACAAAAACACAATTACGGTTTAGAAGCGGGAAGTAAAGCTGAACTTTTTATTGCAATGACTTACAATAAAAATGCACCAATTACTGTAAATGGTTTTAAAGATAAAGAGATGATTCATTTAGGTTTTATTGCTAAAAAAATGGGTCACAATATAACTTTAATTATTGAAGGTTTAAATGAACTTGAAACAATAATTGATGTTGCAAAAGAGACAAAACTTCAACCACCTAATATAGGAGTTAGAGTAAGACTATTTAACAGTGGAAGTGGTGCATGGGCAAAATCAGGTGGAATTGATTCAAAATTTGGCTTAAGTTCAACAGAAATATTAGAAGCTTATGATCAATTAGAAAAGAATAACCTTTGTGAGTATTTAACAATGATTCATTTTCATATTGGATCATCTATGAATAGTATCAAACCTTTAAAAAATGCATTAAAAGAGTCAGGTCATATTTATGCAGAATTAAAAAATTTAGGTGCTACTAATTTAAGTGCTATTAATATTGGAGGGGGTCTTGCTATTGAATATTCTCAATTTAATAGAACAATTAACTACTCTTTACATGAATTTGCAAGTGATGTAATCTTTACTCTTAAAAATATTGCTAAACAAAAAGGCGTAGAAGAACCAAATATTTTCACAGAATCGGGAAGATTTATATCTGCATCTAGTGCTGTTTTAATAGCACCTGTATTGGAACTTTTTTCAGCTGAATATGAAGCTGTACATTTAAGATTAAAAAAGAAAAATCCGCCTTTAATTGAAGAACTTAATGAACTTTATAAAGATATGAAAAAGAAAAATGCATTGGAATATATGCATGATAGTATCGATCACCTTGATTCACTTTTAAAACTATTTGATTTAGGTTATATTGATTTAGAAGATAGATCAAATGCAGAAATTTTAGCAAACCTAATAATAAAAAAAGCTATTTCATTTTTAGAAGTTGATGATTATGAAGAGTTAAAAAGAATTGATAATAAAATTCAAGAAAAGTATTTATTGAATTTCTCAATCTTTCAATCGCTACCTGATTTTTGGGGAATAAAGCAAGAGTTTCCAATAATGCCAATTACACACTTAGACAAAAAACCAACTAGAAGTGCTTCTATATGGGATATTACTTGTGATAGTGATGGTGAAATTGAATTTGATCCCACTAAACCTTTATATCTACATGATGTAAATTTAGATGAAGAAGAGTATTTTATAGGATTTTTCCAAGTTGGTGCATATCAAGACGTATTAGGAATGAAACATAATTTATTTTCTCACCCAACAGAGGTAAATGTACTTTTTAATGAAAATGATGAAGTTGAATTAGAACATATTATAGAATCTCAAAAAATTATTGATATATTAGAAGATATTGATTATGATACAAATGAAATTAAAGCTATTTTAAATGAAAAACTTGATAAAGATACTTATGCTATATTAGAAAAATATTTATATGATAATTCATATTTAAAGACAACTTGGAGTTAATATGACAAAACAGAATGAAGAAGAGTTATCCCTTTGGAAGTTAATCAAAGAGGATTTCTCTGTCCCAAAACAAAATGACCCTGCACTTCAATCAAGTTTAGAACTTTTTTTTAATTATCCAGGAGTTTGGGCAATAATAAATTATAGAGTTGCAAATGCTTTACATAAAAAGGGTTTTAAAAGACTTTCAAGAGTTATTAGTGGTATATCTACTTTTTTAACAAAAACAGACATTCATCCTGGATGTCAAATAGGAAGAAGAGTATTTATTGACCATGCAATAGGTGTAGTAATAGGTGAAACTACTATTGTAGAAAACGATGTGCTTATTTATCAAGGAGTAACTCTTGGGGGAGTATCTTTAAATAAAGGGAAAAGACATCCAACTATTAAGTCTAATTCTGTAATTGGTAGTGGAGCTAAAGTTTTAGGAAACATAATAGTGGGTAAAAACTCAAGAATTGGAGCAAATTCAGTTGTAATTTGCGATGTACCTAAAAACTCTACAGCAGTTGGAGTTCCTGCAAAAGTCATTAAAAGAGATGATAAAAAATGCAAATTATCTCATAATGACTTGCCAGATATAAATAAAGAGATGTTTGATTATTTATTAAAAAGAGTTGCTGTACTTGAAAATGCTGTTAAAAAATATGAAGGTATTGATTTAAGCAGTGAAGATAAAGACCTTGAAGACATCTACGAAAGATTTATCCAAGCAATGAACTCAATAAAACAATAAAATGATAGAACTTTTAGTCTTAGGAACATTAACTGGATTTACTTCTGGTTTTTTTGGAGTTGGTGGAGGAATGATTCTTGTTCCTTTACTAATAGTTTCAGGTTTTGAAATGAAAGCAGCAATTGCAATATCTATTATGCAAATGGTATTTAGTTCAATCTTTGGAAGTTTTTTAAATATCAAAAAAAGTTCTGCTGTATTTAAAGATGGTTTTTTTATTGGTATTGGAGGAATGCTTGGAGGCTTATTTAGTGGCTATATTGTTTCAAGCTTTTCAAATACATTTTTACAATACCTATTTATTATTATTGTTATTTTTTCAATTTTAAGAATATTTTTTTCTCCAGCTGAACCTATAAAAGAAGAAAGAAAACAAAATAAATTTATTCTTATTTTAATTGGTTTTTTTATAGGCTTAATAGCAATGAGTATTGGAGTTGGTGGGTCTATTATGTTAACTCCTATTTTAGTAGGTTTTATGCATTATAGTTTAAAAAGAGCAACTGCATTAGGGCTTTTCTTCGTAGTTTTTTCATCAATTGCTGGATTTTCTTCTCTTTGGTTTCATGGACAAATATTACTTACAGAAGGTGCAACAGTTGGTATAGCATCACTTATTGGTGTTTATTTTGGAATAAAAGTAAAAACCTTAATACATTCAAATTCATATAAAAAGTATATTTTACTTCTAAATATAAGTGTTTTATTTATGATGATTTACAAAACAATATAAAGTTTCATAAAGTAACTATTTTTCTCACTTATTAATCATGGACCAATAAATTGCTTCTATAATGGACAATTATTTATAAATTTTTAGTTTCAAATCCAATAGAATTTATCAAAATAAAAATAATAATTACTCTTAATAGTAAAGTTGTTGTAAATTACTGTTTAATATGATACAATTTTTTATTTTAGCTATTAATGTAAGGATAAATTATGAAACTTAAATGGATAGAAATAATAGAGTTTGCAAAAAAATTTAGAAAAGAGTTACATAAAAATCCTGAGCTGACTTGGGAAGAAATAGATACTGCAAAAGCAATTAGAGCGACACTAAAAGCCCACTACACCCCCTATAAAGAGTTTGCCCATACAGGGACTGTTGTTACCCTTGCGCCAAATGCAAAAGGCACACATATTGCACTAAGAGGCGATATTGATGCTTTAGAAATAGATGAACAAACAACAGTTCCGTATAAATCACAAAAACCCAATTGTATGCATGCATGTGGCCATGATGGTCATACAGCAACACTTTTAGCCACTGCAATTTGGTTAAAACAGTATGAAGATCAGCTGCCAGGTCCTGTTTCTTTAGTTTTTCAGCCTGCTGAAGAAGGTGGTCATGGAGCGAAAAAAATGCTTGAGGAAGAGGCATTAAAAGGTGTTGAATTTATCTATGGATGGCATAACTGGCCAGCAATTAAATTTGGTCAAGCAATATGCCCAGATGGAGTAGTAATGGCAGGTAATGGAACTTTTCATATTGATATAAATGGTCAAGGAGGTCACTCTTCTCAACCTGAAATATCAAAAGATCCAGTCCTTGCTGCTAGTGCTATTACAATGGCATTACAACAAATAGTAAGTAGAAGAATAGCTCCTCAAAAAGCAGGTGTAGTTTCAGTTACTTCAATCGATGCAAGAAGTGGTCTTACAACAATTCCATCTCACGCAAAAATTGAAGGAAGTATTAGAATACCAGATTTAAAAACAAGAGATGAAGTTGCAAAATCAATTAAAGAAATTGCTCAAAATACTGCAAAAGCATATAATACAGAAGCAATTGTAGAATTTAGGAATAGATATTCTCCTACAATAAATCATGAAAATGCAGCTTCAAGCATGAGAGAAAAATTAGAAGAAGTATTAGGAAAAGATTATAAAAGCGATATTGCTACACCAATTATGGCATCTGAGGATTTTAGTTATTATTTACAAGAAATACCAGGTGCATTTGCATTAATTGGAAGTAATGATGGTCAAGAAAAACACACTAAGCCTTGTCACAATGCATATTATGATTTTAATGATGAGCTTATTGAACCTGTTTGTAAGGTATTTACAAAACTTGCAAACTTAGAATGTGAATTTATATAAATAAGGAGTTTAAAATGTTAAATAATGATAAAACAATTTTTGAAACATATGAATCAGAAATTAGAGCATATTGTAGAGCAGTACCTACTGTATTTAAATCTTCATCAAATG
The window above is part of the Malaciobacter marinus genome. Proteins encoded here:
- the speA gene encoding biosynthetic arginine decarboxylase, with product MNDFGIDIWSNNNFIIEEGKLKLNYKSKPSLISLVNSIRKKDYKGPLLFRFPHLIEKQIDRLYDTYTKAIKEYSYKGSFNAVFPLKVNQYPTFVKPLIKAGQKHNYGLEAGSKAELFIAMTYNKNAPITVNGFKDKEMIHLGFIAKKMGHNITLIIEGLNELETIIDVAKETKLQPPNIGVRVRLFNSGSGAWAKSGGIDSKFGLSSTEILEAYDQLEKNNLCEYLTMIHFHIGSSMNSIKPLKNALKESGHIYAELKNLGATNLSAINIGGGLAIEYSQFNRTINYSLHEFASDVIFTLKNIAKQKGVEEPNIFTESGRFISASSAVLIAPVLELFSAEYEAVHLRLKKKNPPLIEELNELYKDMKKKNALEYMHDSIDHLDSLLKLFDLGYIDLEDRSNAEILANLIIKKAISFLEVDDYEELKRIDNKIQEKYLLNFSIFQSLPDFWGIKQEFPIMPITHLDKKPTRSASIWDITCDSDGEIEFDPTKPLYLHDVNLDEEEYFIGFFQVGAYQDVLGMKHNLFSHPTEVNVLFNENDEVELEHIIESQKIIDILEDIDYDTNEIKAILNEKLDKDTYAILEKYLYDNSYLKTTWS
- the cysE gene encoding serine O-acetyltransferase; translated protein: MTKQNEEELSLWKLIKEDFSVPKQNDPALQSSLELFFNYPGVWAIINYRVANALHKKGFKRLSRVISGISTFLTKTDIHPGCQIGRRVFIDHAIGVVIGETTIVENDVLIYQGVTLGGVSLNKGKRHPTIKSNSVIGSGAKVLGNIIVGKNSRIGANSVVICDVPKNSTAVGVPAKVIKRDDKKCKLSHNDLPDINKEMFDYLLKRVAVLENAVKKYEGIDLSSEDKDLEDIYERFIQAMNSIKQ
- the hisS gene encoding histidine--tRNA ligase; the encoded protein is MIQSLRGMKDILDNDSKLFTYFCENAAKIARNYGFEYIETPILEETALFKRSVGESSDIVNKEMYQFIDKGENDVCLRPEGTAGVVRSFIQNKLDRAGGVKRWYYHGPMFRYERPQKGRLREFHQFGAEVFGVNSVYEDANIIMMLKDILEFFGISYKLQLNSLGCKECMPPYKENLIAHLNSFKSELCEDCNKRIETNPIRVLDCKIEKCQSLLINAPKITNNLCNSCDTDFEKLKEILDFNNISYEVDSNLVRGLDYYSKTAFEFVSDEIGAQSAIAGGGRYDRLVEFLGGRETPGIGFAIGIERLLELVKMKESKEDIYYIGALSQNTLNQVTKLCNIKRKTNQTFMEYTPRSFAKHFKLAEKSNANIVVLVGEDELKDGTVYMKNIDTKEETKIKLEDF
- the tmk gene encoding dTMP kinase, which codes for MYVVIEGIDTAGKSTQLEILAKKYNNAVFTKEPGGTPIGSKLRQMVLTGEANSKLAEMFLFLADRAEHMQEIVLKNKDKMVISDRSMISGIAYAQNLPLKTVIDLNLISTNNVLPSHVILLKLSKKELENRLSQKEHDSIEARGIDYLIDIQNRMEETIKELNLNYIFIDASLSIEKISKDIEDFLNE
- a CDS encoding sulfite exporter TauE/SafE family protein — encoded protein: MIELLVLGTLTGFTSGFFGVGGGMILVPLLIVSGFEMKAAIAISIMQMVFSSIFGSFLNIKKSSAVFKDGFFIGIGGMLGGLFSGYIVSSFSNTFLQYLFIIIVIFSILRIFFSPAEPIKEERKQNKFILILIGFFIGLIAMSIGVGGSIMLTPILVGFMHYSLKRATALGLFFVVFSSIAGFSSLWFHGQILLTEGATVGIASLIGVYFGIKVKTLIHSNSYKKYILLLNISVLFMMIYKTI
- the doeB2 gene encoding N(2)-acetyl-L-2,4-diaminobutanoate deacetylase DoeB2 encodes the protein MKLKWIEIIEFAKKFRKELHKNPELTWEEIDTAKAIRATLKAHYTPYKEFAHTGTVVTLAPNAKGTHIALRGDIDALEIDEQTTVPYKSQKPNCMHACGHDGHTATLLATAIWLKQYEDQLPGPVSLVFQPAEEGGHGAKKMLEEEALKGVEFIYGWHNWPAIKFGQAICPDGVVMAGNGTFHIDINGQGGHSSQPEISKDPVLAASAITMALQQIVSRRIAPQKAGVVSVTSIDARSGLTTIPSHAKIEGSIRIPDLKTRDEVAKSIKEIAQNTAKAYNTEAIVEFRNRYSPTINHENAASSMREKLEEVLGKDYKSDIATPIMASEDFSYYLQEIPGAFALIGSNDGQEKHTKPCHNAYYDFNDELIEPVCKVFTKLANLECEFI
- the coaD gene encoding pantetheine-phosphate adenylyltransferase encodes the protein MQNKEKTNNGGTYKKAIYSGTFDPITNGHMDIVRRATSIFEEVIVAVAKSERKNPMFSHEQRVNFAKEATKDLEKVTVVGFDILLVELATQMKINTIIRGLRAVSDFEYELQMGYANSSINKDLETLYLMPTLKNAFVSSTIVRELIMFNGSFCHLVPKEVLKCM